One segment of Streptomyces sp. YIM 121038 DNA contains the following:
- a CDS encoding alpha/beta fold hydrolase, translated as MHIPRYVTAVCAAAAATVMATSTSAAAATGPEQDNFLPAMVYSILRLDIDPPGANDWNCRPSAAHPRPVVLVHGTYENRYNNWARMSPELKAQGYCVYALDFGDTDDAAVALAPTVKGYGDIKKSSKELAAFVDKVLAASGSGQVDLVGHSQGGTLSRWYLKADGGANPSDPSKNKVKKVIQLGATNHGTTLSGIETLADKLHILGLGEKPLGKAGIQQYVKSDFIKELNADGDTVPGVDYTVIGTKYDEITTPWQSTFMTAGPGATVQNIALQEGCFVDLSAHLSMSYSPRAIGLVKRALDPTAPPAPCVPRAPAF; from the coding sequence TTGCACATACCCAGATACGTCACCGCCGTCTGTGCCGCCGCCGCGGCGACGGTCATGGCCACCTCCACGTCCGCGGCCGCGGCGACCGGCCCGGAGCAGGACAATTTCCTTCCTGCCATGGTCTACTCCATCCTCCGCCTCGACATCGATCCGCCGGGCGCCAATGACTGGAACTGCCGTCCCAGCGCCGCCCACCCGCGTCCGGTCGTCCTGGTACACGGCACCTACGAGAACCGCTACAACAACTGGGCCCGGATGTCCCCCGAGTTGAAGGCCCAGGGCTACTGCGTCTACGCCCTCGACTTCGGCGACACCGACGACGCCGCAGTGGCTCTCGCCCCCACCGTCAAGGGCTACGGAGACATCAAGAAGTCCTCCAAGGAACTGGCCGCCTTCGTGGACAAGGTGCTCGCCGCCAGCGGCTCCGGCCAGGTGGACCTCGTCGGCCACTCCCAGGGCGGAACCCTGTCCCGCTGGTACCTCAAGGCCGACGGCGGCGCGAACCCGAGCGACCCCTCGAAGAACAAGGTCAAAAAGGTCATCCAACTCGGCGCGACCAACCACGGCACCACCCTCAGCGGCATCGAGACCCTCGCCGACAAGCTCCACATCCTCGGACTCGGCGAGAAGCCCCTGGGGAAGGCCGGCATCCAGCAGTACGTGAAATCCGACTTCATCAAGGAGCTCAACGCCGACGGCGACACCGTTCCCGGAGTCGACTACACCGTGATCGGCACGAAGTACGACGAGATCACCACCCCCTGGCAGAGCACGTTCATGACAGCGGGCCCCGGAGCGACCGTGCAGAACATCGCCTTGCAGGAAGGATGCTTCGTCGACTTGTCCGCCCACTTGAGCATGTCGTACAGCCCACGCGCGATCGGACTGGTCAAACGCGCCCTGGACCCCACAGCCCCGCCAGCCCCCTGCGTACCGAGGGCACCCGCCTTCTGA
- a CDS encoding squalene/phytoene synthase family protein has translation MNSWKATLDAAGIDSPELRADFTRLRRVVSRYRRHQYLAVRLLLPGPIVPHVIAATVFMHHTDTILDREGPVEERAAAYERWAELVREALTARQSDHPVLRPLLHTHGAYPRLEHHIKEFLDAGRVDLEFTGFAGEEDYQHYVDAYSLPAFLLVAGLLVPDPDDVGYRGACRRFIDGSQRLDFATDLAEDLRAGRLNIPVRTLERHGVTRADLESHRDSPEVRSLLDELIRQARASLVESRTLVTHLPEAHRPMGRALIAMEELTADAARRKGARLLSSSARASVPAALRLLAREYRRRS, from the coding sequence ATGAATTCGTGGAAGGCCACGCTGGACGCGGCGGGCATCGACAGTCCCGAGCTGCGTGCGGACTTCACCCGCCTGCGCCGCGTGGTCTCGCGCTACCGGCGCCACCAGTACCTGGCGGTCCGCCTGCTGCTGCCCGGGCCCATCGTGCCGCACGTGATCGCCGCGACCGTCTTCATGCACCACACCGACACCATCCTCGACCGGGAAGGGCCGGTGGAGGAGCGTGCCGCCGCCTACGAGCGGTGGGCGGAGCTGGTGCGCGAAGCGCTGACGGCCCGGCAGAGCGACCACCCCGTGCTGCGCCCCCTCCTGCACACGCACGGGGCGTACCCCCGGCTCGAACACCACATCAAGGAGTTCCTCGACGCCGGGCGGGTGGACCTGGAGTTCACCGGGTTCGCCGGGGAAGAGGACTACCAGCACTACGTCGACGCCTACTCGCTGCCCGCGTTCCTGCTCGTGGCCGGTCTGCTGGTGCCCGACCCGGACGACGTGGGCTACCGCGGCGCCTGCCGTCGGTTCATCGACGGAAGCCAGCGTCTCGACTTCGCCACCGACTTGGCCGAAGACCTGCGCGCGGGACGGCTCAACATCCCCGTGCGGACGCTGGAGCGGCACGGGGTGACCCGTGCCGACCTCGAGTCGCACCGGGACTCGCCGGAGGTTCGCTCCCTGCTGGACGAGCTGATCCGGCAAGCGCGGGCCAGCCTCGTCGAGAGCCGCACGCTGGTGACGCACCTGCCCGAGGCGCACCGTCCGATGGGCAGGGCGCTCATCGCCATGGAGGAACTGACAGCCGACGCCGCCAGGCGCAAGGGAGCACGGCTGCTGAGCTCGTCGGCGCGCGCCTCCGTCCCCGCGGCACTGCGCCTGCTGGCCCGCGAGTACCGGCGCCGGAGCTGA
- a CDS encoding toxin Doc, with amino-acid sequence MVLHIDIAWLLDVQEQSVPEDVTVADYSALVAAVARHKTRIPRPGITPPDAAWRAAALLHTLVRLEPLPHRNSLYACQVAVSYMHACGEGIDPPYGALVELVRDIQGRKTTVYQAADRIRGWRL; translated from the coding sequence ATGGTCCTCCACATCGACATCGCCTGGCTGCTCGACGTCCAGGAGCAGTCCGTGCCCGAGGACGTCACCGTCGCGGACTACTCCGCCCTGGTCGCGGCAGTGGCCCGCCACAAGACCCGTATCCCCCGCCCCGGCATCACACCGCCCGACGCCGCCTGGCGCGCCGCGGCCCTGCTGCACACCCTGGTCCGGCTCGAACCCCTGCCGCACCGCAACTCCCTGTACGCCTGCCAGGTCGCCGTCTCCTACATGCACGCCTGCGGCGAAGGCATCGACCCGCCCTACGGCGCGCTCGTCGAACTGGTCCGTGACATCCAGGGCCGCAAGACCACCGTGTACCAGGCGGCCGACCGCATCCGCGGCTGGCGGCTCTGA